aataattttggtatcgatACTATACCTTACtttttttggtataccttaaaaatcaatatttttaatatattgcggtacggtattttcgatatacttATAATATCGGTAATTATTTACATCATTATCTCTTATAAGAATATtggattgatatatattttttcatctaaatcatgattcaaaaatgtatttattatatttataaaaaagttataataaactaaaacaaGTATGacacaattatattataatttgaatcaattaataagaattaatcaactaaaactaaaaatatactataatttgaattatggtaaaaataaaactatatctaaacaaactttcagttttaattttagttatttttaaatttgactataattaagatattttttaaacaaagtattagtttctaaatatattataatataaaaaaaaaatataacatgtttttttgtGAGCactaaaaaaagattaaatcaaataaaatctggTCATTCTTAGCTCTTTCCAAAAAAGTGGgaatcttttttaatataaagattttccattttttatttttttaagaaagaacaaaattattatatttaaatcaacttatttattttcatctatttaataaaaaaaaatatcatttaaaatcataaatatttttatttttattttatagcaattatcaatttttattaattttttttggttcaTAATTGACCAATTCTTCAAATAAAACTAGCTTAATATCCACAATTTCTTGCTCCAATCTGATTATTACTCGTGTTACctaaattgatataaaattctaaataaacattattttccttataattaaaacaaactataaaacaaaacaatgaTCATTTGACAATTTCTTCCAAAAAGAAAAGCCACCTTCTACTATAATTAGGAAACAAACAAGCCACTAGttgacaaaacaaaaaaatcaaacaagcccaaAGGGTAAATGTGTCACGTGAtcaagataataataataaataggaGGACCACAATTAATATTACATAAATGTCAAACAAATCatttatgaaaattataaatattttcctttaatttctcataaaataaatcataatacaACTAAGTCCCAAAGGTTAAAAATTAAGTACACTTTTGTTGGTCCCAGCATTTTTAGGGatcaaattattgaaataatgaGAAGTCTAAGgatcaaattacaatttttacCTTATTGAAACATGGAAGGCAAGTCTAatatatcttcttcttcatcttcctccacTTGTTCATCACCATTACCACCCAATAGCCAATTCTCAAAGAACTTCAAAGGAGGAGGATTATGAttatgatcatgatcatgatcatgatcatgagaAGAttccaaattattattattattattagtaaccTTTGGAGACGACGACGATGAAGATGACTTCATCCAGCCTTCGAGAAGGCGCGATATGTTCTCGGTGCTAGATGCATATGTTGAAATATTAGAACCAATAttaattgatgatgatgaactcaTTTTGTCATGATTGAAGAATGTTGTAGAAGAAAATGGATAGTGATCCGGGTCGGATCCCATTTGTTGATCCAAAGGTGTAATTTGGGACTTGTTGTTCATTGTTGTGAGCTTCTTTTTCAAATGGGTATTCCAATAATTCTTTATATCGTTATCTGTTCTTTGCGGAAGATAAGAAGCTATTGCTGCCCACCTATTGATGTATATAAGAAAGTTGGTccaaaatgaattaatttgtaacatacaaaataaataatttttttattaaagagaTTGAGATGATGATTATTTACTTGTTACCAAGTAAAGATTGCAAGTGAATTATCATTCCTTCTTCATGAGGGGTGAAGTTGCCTCTTCTAATTCCGGGTCTTAAGTAATTTGTCCATCTGAGTCTGCAACTCTTACTGCATCTCGATAATCCTTGTAACAATACGAAAAAGATTAGtgagaaattaattaggaagaaTACTCGTGATTGAATAAATTACCAGTATTAGTAGGAACTGATCTCCAATTTCCAGGGCCATGTTCTTGAATGTAAGAAACAAGGATGATGTCTTCTTCAGGGGTCCATGGACCTTTCTTGATTCCTATCTTTTCACAGCAAGGAGGTCTTCCCATggcctctctctctctatctctatcttttatctacCTTAATAGGTTCATGGGATGAGTGTTTATTATATACAAAAGTCAGTcacacatttatatatatactcatgctgatgtaattaattttgtgtTCAAAGTAACTATTGTTCCAatatttcctttttcttttgtGTGATTAAATGTCTTTTAACCGATCAAATTAGTTGTGTGAGTGATTGGTTTTGTCGATGTGTACACACAGAGAGATGTATAACAAAATTGTTGAAAATAAGTTTAGATAAATTTTGTGTcgtttgtaataaaatattattgttatataataaaaaatatatatatttgtttttaaaaaacaaatataaaatattatatttacttttaaagtttaatagataaattttaattattaaaagaaataattttttatttggtttggaTGATTTGAATTGACTATGATAAACCACTTTAATGTAAAGCATTGgtagtgaaaattaaattaaatttttttaaaattttttcatGTAAGACCATTGTCATGTAAGACTGTTAAGTATTATATAAgtattaacataattatatatattttaaacatggACAGGGGATTGATTTGATTGTACAACTACAAGGCCATAAACCATTAAGTCCAGTTCAAATTAGTTAGGTCAACTCAATTAGCTCTATTTTAACTTGATTTGAGCTCGAACTCTATTATTTACGTACAAGCAACTTAactcaacaaattaaaattaaaattaaatttttaaatattcgttacttaaaatttaaaattttattattaaaacaaataataataaatatattatttattattatgctCGAAAAAAATCGACAAATCATCGAACAAATATTAAATGAGCTCGAGCTATACtccaatataatatattatatgaatccAATATTACATGAATCAGTTCAAACTTGATCAAAGTCAAACTCTAATCAAACTTTGATCGAACGGTTCCCTAACAATTTGAATCGTTTAAAGCCCTAACAACTGCTAGTAAATGAAACCATTGAGTTGAGTTTAACAATTTATGACTTTATCAGTTTTATGTTAGTTACACATCTAAATCAAATAATAGTTAAAATGCAAGATTCTATGTTAATTCGTTAATTCATTTAGATCATCTCCGACCGATGCTaatattcaaactcaattttattttcctacAACCATTACCAATAGATTGTATTACAAACTCGGGAATCCTCATTTTGTCTCTCTTACAAATTACA
This is a stretch of genomic DNA from Impatiens glandulifera chromosome 4, dImpGla2.1, whole genome shotgun sequence. It encodes these proteins:
- the LOC124934266 gene encoding transcription factor MYB60; protein product: MGRPPCCEKIGIKKGPWTPEEDIILVSYIQEHGPGNWRSVPTNTGLSRCSKSCRLRWTNYLRPGIRRGNFTPHEEGMIIHLQSLLGNKWAAIASYLPQRTDNDIKNYWNTHLKKKLTTMNNKSQITPLDQQMGSDPDHYPFSSTTFFNHDKMSSSSSINIGSNISTYASSTENISRLLEGWMKSSSSSSSPKVTNNNNNNLESSHDHDHDHDHNHNPPPLKFFENWLLGGNGDEQVEEDEEEDILDLPSMFQ